In Streptomyces chartreusis, the following proteins share a genomic window:
- a CDS encoding SDR family NAD(P)-dependent oxidoreductase — METRTALVTGAAQGLGQQFAVALAGRGYRVAGLDLVPQPETAGKILDYVELTADVTDETQVRRGLERVIDRFGALHVVVNNAGVYPAQPFEETSVEEWRRIMRVNLEAPFLVTRAALPYLKAAGWGRVVNIASAAVLTAPPTMVPYVASKMGLIGFTRALAAALAPNGITVNAIAPSMVRTATAERTVGAGGGFESVRERQAVPRTQEPSDLVSTLLYVVDEGSGFLTGQTLNVSGGSAFL, encoded by the coding sequence ATGGAGACGCGTACCGCCCTGGTGACCGGAGCGGCACAGGGCCTCGGACAGCAGTTCGCCGTCGCGCTCGCGGGGCGCGGCTACCGGGTCGCCGGCCTGGACCTCGTCCCCCAGCCGGAGACCGCGGGGAAGATCCTCGACTACGTGGAGTTGACGGCCGACGTCACCGACGAGACGCAGGTCCGCCGGGGGCTGGAGCGTGTCATCGACCGGTTCGGCGCGCTGCACGTCGTCGTCAACAACGCGGGCGTGTACCCGGCGCAGCCCTTCGAGGAGACGTCGGTCGAGGAGTGGCGCCGGATCATGCGGGTCAACCTGGAGGCGCCGTTCCTGGTGACCCGGGCCGCGCTGCCGTATCTGAAGGCCGCCGGGTGGGGCCGTGTCGTCAACATCGCCTCGGCGGCCGTCCTCACCGCGCCGCCCACGATGGTCCCGTACGTCGCCTCGAAGATGGGCCTGATCGGCTTCACCCGCGCGCTGGCGGCGGCCCTCGCGCCGAACGGCATCACGGTCAACGCGATCGCGCCGAGCATGGTCCGCACGGCGACGGCTGAGCGCACGGTGGGCGCGGGCGGCGGCTTCGAGTCGGTCCGCGAGCGGCAGGCCGTGCCCCGGACCCAGGAACCGTCCGACCTGGTGTCGACGCTGCTGTACGTCGTCGACGAGGGCAGCGGCTTCCTCACCGGGCAGACGCTCAACGTGTCAGGC
- a CDS encoding ABC transporter permease: MTDTERAVDDASHAPRARARDGGKRWPGRRRPVRDELGVLLVLALLVAAIGIPYPDFLDTDNLLSTAHNSVYISLMACGMVFALAMREVDLSVGGGYAMCLVVGALLVREGVPPWLAVPVVLVTGIVLGVFNALVTTLLALPSFIVTLGTLMLYRGVGLALADGRQITDLPLDDSFFTFAGGDPGGVPFALWVLLTVVVVLAVVLARTRFGARVRAIGSNPDAAEFSGIPVVRTRIQALALSGFTTACAAALALAFYGAGDPTLGQGYELQAIAACIIGGTPLAGGRGSVVGAVAGAMILSVVAAGLVFFEVPINWTSFATGGVILVAVAADSALRRGGRRRE; encoded by the coding sequence ATGACCGATACCGAGCGTGCCGTGGACGACGCCTCCCACGCCCCGCGCGCCCGTGCACGGGACGGCGGGAAACGGTGGCCCGGGCGGCGCCGACCGGTGCGGGACGAGCTCGGCGTACTGCTGGTGCTGGCGCTGCTGGTGGCCGCGATCGGGATTCCGTACCCGGACTTCCTCGACACGGACAACCTGCTGTCCACCGCGCACAACTCGGTCTACATCTCGCTGATGGCGTGCGGGATGGTGTTCGCGCTCGCCATGCGCGAGGTCGACCTTTCGGTGGGCGGCGGCTACGCGATGTGCCTGGTCGTCGGGGCGCTGCTGGTGCGCGAAGGCGTACCGCCCTGGCTGGCGGTGCCTGTGGTCCTGGTCACCGGGATCGTGCTGGGTGTGTTCAACGCGCTGGTCACCACGCTGCTCGCGCTGCCGTCGTTCATCGTCACGCTGGGCACGCTGATGCTGTACCGGGGTGTCGGGCTGGCGCTCGCCGACGGCAGGCAGATCACCGATCTGCCGCTGGACGACTCGTTCTTCACGTTCGCGGGCGGCGATCCGGGCGGGGTGCCGTTCGCGCTGTGGGTGCTGCTGACGGTGGTCGTCGTGCTCGCGGTCGTGCTGGCCCGCACCCGGTTCGGGGCGCGGGTGCGGGCGATCGGGTCCAATCCGGACGCCGCCGAGTTCAGCGGCATCCCCGTCGTCCGCACCCGGATCCAGGCCCTGGCGCTGTCCGGGTTCACCACGGCCTGCGCCGCCGCGCTCGCCCTCGCCTTCTACGGCGCCGGCGACCCCACCCTGGGCCAGGGCTACGAGTTGCAGGCCATCGCCGCGTGCATCATCGGCGGCACCCCGCTGGCCGGCGGACGCGGCTCGGTGGTCGGTGCGGTGGCCGGCGCGATGATCCTGTCGGTCGTGGCCGCCGGGCTCGTGTTCTTCGAAGTCCCCATCAACTGGACGTCGTTCGCGACCGGCGGGGTGATCCTCGTCGCGGTCGCGGCGGACAGCGCCCTGCGCCGCGGCGGACGCCGTCGCGAGTGA
- a CDS encoding sugar ABC transporter substrate-binding protein, whose amino-acid sequence MHPRFRTVAAALVLLTAVGCGDSGPGEGDRLDMGIAVANISLNFAHEMVLGAESAAEHAGDVDFKAVGPPNTDGPAEVQLFQNLTTRAEDGIVLENLDPPIFTRPAARAVDRGIPIVALDTAPTDGSKVTFYVGNDNYALGELMAKEALKRLGDDPEGQIVIGVPNPGTPVLDSRAQGIADTFGKQAPGVKVLGPFQTYSDPGQNYSSWSAQVNAHPDALAFLGVGDADSYNLARIKKAKDGKWLTAGFDVDPKTLEAVQDGSNFVTIDPQHFLKGYLSTAMLIKSVREKDGRLPDGWFLSPGGVVDSANIDDIIARQKSAKAAYDWYRPAIDKLLGDQAGNMHPLKDAR is encoded by the coding sequence ATGCACCCCCGATTCCGTACGGTGGCCGCCGCGCTGGTGCTGCTCACCGCCGTCGGCTGCGGCGACAGCGGCCCCGGCGAGGGCGACCGGCTGGACATGGGCATCGCCGTCGCCAACATCTCCCTGAACTTCGCCCACGAGATGGTGCTGGGCGCCGAGAGCGCCGCCGAGCACGCGGGCGACGTCGACTTCAAGGCCGTCGGCCCGCCCAACACCGACGGACCGGCCGAGGTGCAGCTGTTCCAGAACCTCACGACCCGCGCCGAGGACGGCATCGTCCTGGAGAACCTCGACCCGCCGATCTTCACGCGCCCCGCCGCCCGGGCCGTCGACCGGGGCATCCCGATCGTCGCCCTGGACACCGCGCCCACCGACGGCAGCAAGGTCACCTTCTACGTCGGCAACGACAACTACGCGCTCGGCGAGCTCATGGCGAAGGAGGCTCTGAAGCGGCTCGGCGACGACCCGGAGGGCCAGATCGTCATCGGCGTGCCCAACCCCGGCACGCCCGTGCTGGACAGCCGGGCCCAGGGCATCGCCGACACGTTCGGGAAGCAGGCGCCGGGCGTGAAGGTGCTCGGCCCCTTCCAGACGTACAGCGATCCCGGGCAGAACTACAGCTCCTGGTCGGCGCAGGTGAACGCGCACCCGGACGCGCTCGCCTTCCTCGGTGTCGGTGACGCCGACAGCTACAACCTCGCCAGGATCAAGAAGGCGAAGGACGGGAAGTGGCTGACCGCGGGCTTCGACGTCGATCCGAAGACGCTCGAAGCGGTCCAGGACGGCTCGAACTTCGTCACCATCGACCCGCAGCACTTCCTCAAGGGCTATCTGTCCACGGCGATGCTGATTAAGTCGGTACGCGAGAAGGACGGCAGGCTGCCGGACGGCTGGTTCCTCTCCCCCGGCGGCGTCGTCGACTCCGCCAACATCGACGACATCATCGCCCGGCAGAAGTCGGCGAAGGCGGCCTACGACTGGTACCGGCCGGCGATCGACAAGCTGCTCGGCGACCAGGCCGGCAACATGCACCCGTTGAAGGACGCCCGCTGA
- a CDS encoding sugar ABC transporter ATP-binding protein, whose product MTYGDVLVARGLVKSYGGVRALDGAGIRLRGGEVHALVGENGAGKSTLVRILSGTRAADAGAVRAAPGTRIAMVAQELSLFPDLTVRENLFPHRPPRRHGLLDRGAMDRAARPVLDELGLDVDLDARVGELPLADQQLTEITRALLRDPGLLVLDEPTSALPAAAVDRLERVLHALTGRGIAVLYVTHFLAEVMRFAHRVTVLRDGRVALSGVRRTEVDVPELVAAMLGGRPEQPERRTRTVVDLAPPVVLSQVSVPGRLADVTLTVRAGEVVGVAGLQGAGHLDALEVVCGRTAISAGRVDVGGRGLPRSLRDAIRAGVAFVPSDRKRYGLMTDRAVWENATAVSWLGLGRGGVMPSRAELVRRTAGLTERLRLRGGPYDVVARLSGGNQQKVVLAKWLATEPRIVVLDDPTRGVDVGVRGEMHRIIGELAAGGAAVLIASTDLAELTEVCDRVLVFVRGRVDGELSGSRLTERSLAVAMQRPSGD is encoded by the coding sequence ATGACGTACGGCGACGTCCTCGTGGCGCGGGGCCTGGTCAAGTCCTACGGCGGTGTGCGGGCGCTGGACGGGGCCGGCATCCGGCTGCGGGGCGGTGAGGTGCACGCGCTGGTCGGGGAGAACGGCGCGGGCAAGTCGACGCTGGTGCGGATCCTGTCGGGGACGCGGGCGGCGGACGCGGGTGCCGTGCGCGCGGCCCCGGGCACCCGGATCGCCATGGTGGCCCAGGAGTTGAGTCTCTTCCCGGACCTCACGGTGCGGGAGAACCTCTTCCCGCACCGGCCACCGCGCCGCCACGGCCTGCTCGACCGCGGCGCCATGGACCGGGCGGCCCGGCCCGTCCTCGACGAGCTGGGGCTCGACGTCGACCTGGACGCGCGGGTCGGTGAACTCCCGCTGGCCGACCAGCAGTTGACGGAGATCACCCGGGCCCTGCTGCGCGACCCCGGGCTCCTCGTCCTCGACGAGCCGACCTCGGCGCTCCCGGCCGCCGCCGTCGACCGGCTCGAACGGGTCCTGCACGCCCTCACCGGACGCGGAATCGCCGTCCTGTACGTCACCCATTTCCTGGCCGAGGTGATGCGGTTCGCGCACCGGGTCACGGTGCTGCGGGACGGGCGGGTCGCGCTGTCGGGGGTGCGCCGGACGGAGGTCGACGTGCCCGAGCTGGTGGCCGCGATGCTCGGCGGCCGTCCCGAGCAGCCGGAGCGCCGGACCCGGACCGTGGTCGATCTGGCGCCGCCGGTGGTGCTGTCGCAGGTGAGCGTGCCGGGGCGGCTGGCGGACGTGACGTTAACTGTGCGGGCCGGCGAGGTGGTGGGGGTCGCCGGGCTGCAAGGTGCCGGGCATCTCGACGCGCTGGAGGTGGTGTGCGGCCGTACGGCGATCTCGGCGGGCCGGGTGGACGTCGGCGGCCGTGGTCTGCCGCGCTCGCTGCGGGACGCGATCCGCGCGGGCGTCGCCTTCGTGCCGAGCGACCGCAAGCGGTACGGGCTGATGACGGACCGCGCGGTGTGGGAGAACGCCACCGCGGTGAGCTGGCTGGGCCTGGGGCGCGGCGGCGTCATGCCGTCACGGGCCGAACTCGTGCGCCGTACGGCCGGGTTGACGGAGCGGCTGCGGCTGCGCGGCGGCCCGTACGACGTCGTGGCCCGGCTGTCCGGCGGCAACCAGCAGAAGGTCGTCCTCGCGAAGTGGCTGGCGACGGAGCCGAGGATCGTGGTGCTGGACGACCCGACGCGGGGTGTGGACGTCGGGGTACGGGGCGAGATGCACCGCATCATCGGCGAGTTGGCGGCGGGCGGGGCGGCCGTGCTGATCGCCTCGACGGACCTCGCGGAGCTGACGGAGGTGTGCGACCGGGTGCTGGTGTTCGTGCGCGGGCGGGTCGACGGAGAGTTGAGCGGCAGCCGGCTGACGGAGCGGTCGCTGGCGGTCGCGATGCAGCGCCCGAGCGGCGACTGA
- a CDS encoding IclR family transcriptional regulator: MTDGPLPKSVLARGVLLLRACGGSDTALTLAELALRTGLPKPTAHRLIGELVRLGLVERTPEGTYRIGLGLFVLGQSAPSVRELCDAALPYLGDLHDATQENVHLAVPDGTDTLFLEKVTGRRATPIVSRTGGRLPAHCTATGKVFLALAEDGRPPHRTLPRLTPRTLVLPGQLARDLALTRARGFGVNLEEAEVGVSAVAAPVYARGRDSRPIAAISVTGGTRRLDVERLGARVCAAARALTRALSA, from the coding sequence ATGACGGACGGCCCGCTGCCCAAGTCCGTGCTCGCGCGCGGCGTCCTGCTGCTGCGTGCCTGCGGTGGCTCCGACACCGCCCTCACCCTCGCCGAACTCGCCCTGCGCACGGGGCTGCCCAAGCCGACCGCGCACCGCCTCATCGGGGAACTGGTCCGGCTCGGCCTCGTCGAGCGCACACCCGAGGGCACCTACCGCATCGGGCTCGGCCTCTTCGTCCTCGGCCAGTCGGCGCCGTCCGTGCGCGAACTGTGCGACGCCGCGCTGCCCTACCTCGGCGACCTGCACGACGCCACGCAGGAGAACGTGCACCTGGCCGTCCCGGACGGCACCGACACCCTGTTCCTGGAGAAGGTCACCGGCCGCCGCGCCACGCCCATCGTGTCCCGCACCGGGGGCCGGCTGCCCGCCCACTGCACCGCCACCGGCAAGGTCTTCCTCGCGCTCGCCGAGGACGGCCGTCCACCGCACCGCACCCTGCCCCGCCTCACCCCGCGCACCCTCGTCCTGCCCGGCCAGCTCGCCCGCGACCTGGCGCTGACCCGGGCCCGCGGCTTCGGCGTCAACCTGGAGGAGGCCGAGGTCGGCGTCTCGGCCGTGGCCGCCCCCGTCTACGCCCGCGGCCGTGACTCCCGCCCCATCGCCGCGATCTCCGTCACCGGCGGCACCCGCAGGCTCGACGTGGAACGCCTCGGCGCCCGGGTGTGCGCCGCGGCACGGGCGCTGACCCGGGCGCTGTCGGCCTGA
- a CDS encoding thiamine pyrophosphate-binding protein, which yields MGSRPALALLDILRGEGVDRVFGNPGTTELPFLAALSETEGAPEYVLGVHEGAVVSMADGYARGTGRPAFVSLHIAAGLANGLIGLLNARRSRTPLVVTAGQQDRRHLQQDPMLAGDLTGLAAPAVKAAYDIRYAHDLPLALRRAFALAVRPPAGPVFLSLPMDLLAEDTEIEVPARTPAPAQGPAPGLERAALLLGDAARPAIVAGDGVGREDALGALVRTAEACGATVHHQPMSDGLNFPTTHPLYAGMLPPRHDAIRSALGAYDAVLIAGAHAFTPHHYTPGPALPPGLTVVQLDSDPDEIGRNFPVDAGLVGALGPSLHRLATLVADRVPEHTAKGRVERAGERHAVERDRAEAAARAAYSPAPLAPWAAAHAVAAGLPPGAVVVEEAITVGLLLRRMVRLERAGSYTHTVGGGLGWGIGAAVGRALAEPGRPVVAVLGDGGTLFGLQGLWSAARLAVPVLFVVMGNGAYRTLQDTYEAMGGKGVCPGTDLGQLDFTRAAGFFGVDAVRAQSAAHLRELVAGAGHLSGPLLVDVPLRA from the coding sequence ATGGGATCCCGCCCCGCCCTCGCCCTGCTGGACATCCTGCGCGGCGAGGGCGTGGACCGCGTCTTCGGCAACCCCGGCACCACCGAACTGCCCTTCCTGGCAGCGCTGTCGGAGACCGAGGGCGCCCCCGAGTACGTCCTCGGCGTGCACGAGGGCGCCGTCGTGTCGATGGCCGACGGATACGCGCGCGGCACCGGCCGCCCCGCGTTCGTGAGCCTGCACATCGCAGCGGGCCTCGCCAACGGGCTGATCGGCCTGCTCAACGCCCGCCGCTCCCGCACCCCGCTGGTGGTGACGGCCGGCCAGCAGGACCGCCGGCACCTCCAGCAGGACCCGATGCTCGCCGGTGATCTGACGGGCCTCGCGGCACCCGCGGTGAAGGCTGCGTACGACATCCGGTACGCCCATGACCTGCCGCTCGCCCTGCGCCGGGCCTTCGCGCTCGCGGTACGGCCGCCCGCCGGGCCGGTGTTCCTCTCCCTCCCCATGGACCTGCTCGCCGAGGACACCGAGATCGAGGTCCCGGCCCGCACCCCCGCACCCGCCCAGGGACCCGCCCCGGGCCTGGAACGCGCCGCCCTCCTGCTCGGCGACGCAGCCCGCCCCGCGATCGTCGCCGGGGACGGCGTGGGCCGCGAGGACGCCCTCGGCGCGCTCGTGCGCACCGCGGAGGCCTGCGGCGCGACCGTCCATCACCAGCCGATGAGCGACGGCCTGAACTTCCCGACCACGCACCCCCTCTACGCCGGGATGCTGCCGCCGCGCCACGACGCCATCCGCTCCGCGCTCGGCGCGTACGACGCCGTGCTGATCGCCGGGGCGCACGCCTTCACCCCGCACCACTACACGCCCGGCCCCGCGCTGCCCCCCGGCCTCACCGTCGTACAACTCGACTCCGACCCGGACGAGATCGGCCGCAACTTCCCCGTCGACGCCGGGCTCGTCGGCGCCCTCGGACCCTCCCTGCACCGGCTCGCCACGCTGGTGGCCGACCGTGTCCCCGAGCACACCGCGAAGGGCCGCGTCGAGCGGGCGGGCGAACGGCACGCAGTAGAGCGCGACCGCGCCGAGGCCGCCGCCCGCGCCGCCTACTCCCCGGCCCCGCTCGCCCCCTGGGCCGCCGCGCATGCCGTGGCCGCCGGCCTGCCGCCCGGTGCCGTGGTCGTCGAAGAGGCCATCACCGTCGGCCTGTTGTTACGCCGCATGGTGCGCCTGGAGCGAGCCGGCAGCTACACCCACACCGTCGGCGGCGGACTCGGCTGGGGCATCGGCGCCGCCGTCGGCCGCGCACTCGCCGAACCCGGCCGGCCCGTGGTCGCCGTCCTCGGCGACGGCGGCACCCTGTTCGGCCTCCAGGGCCTGTGGAGCGCGGCACGGCTGGCCGTCCCCGTGCTGTTCGTGGTGATGGGCAACGGCGCCTACCGCACCCTCCAGGACACCTACGAGGCGATGGGCGGCAAGGGCGTCTGCCCCGGCACCGACCTCGGGCAGCTGGACTTCACCCGGGCCGCAGGCTTCTTCGGCGTCGACGCCGTACGCGCCCAGAGCGCGGCCCACCTGCGTGAACTGGTCGCCGGGGCGGGCCACTTGAGCGGGCCGCTCCTGGTCGACGTACCGCTGCGCGCGTGA
- a CDS encoding 3-hydroxyacyl-CoA dehydrogenase NAD-binding domain-containing protein: MSTESTTIRWEQDRDGVVTLVLDDPNQSANTMNQAFRDSLAVIVDRLEAEKDTIRGVIITSAKKTFFAGGDLRDLIRVTPETAQDLFEGGMAIKRQLRRIETLGKPVVAALNGAALGGGYEIALACHHRVALDAPGSKIGCPEVTLGLLPGGGGVVRTVRLLGIADALLKVLLQGTQYNPQRALQNGLIDDVATTQDELLAKARAFIEAHPESQQPWDKPGYRIPGGTPANPKFAANLPAFPANLRKQTAGAPYPAPRNILAAAVEGSQVDFETAQVIEARYFVELAAGQTSKNMIQAFFFDLQAVNSGANRPKGIEPRKVRKVAVLGAGMMGAGIAYSCARAGIDVVLKDVSAEAAAKGKAYSEKLCAKAVSRGRTTQEKADALLARITPTGDPQDVAGCDAVIEAVFENPELKHKVFQEIQGIVQPDALLCSNTSTLPITVLAEGVERQADFIGLHFFSPVDKMPLVEIIKGERTGDEALARAFDLVRQINKTPIVVNDSRGFFTSRVIGHFINEGVAMVGEGIEPASVEQAAAQAGYPAKVLSLMDELTLTLPRKIRNESKRAVEESGATWTAHPAEAVIDRMVDEFERPGRSGGAGFYDYDENGKRAALWPGLREHFTREGAQIPFRDMQERMLFSEALDTVRLVEEGVLTSVADANIGSIFGIGFPGWTGGVLQYINGYEGGVAGFVARARELAQTYGERFTPPALLVEKAENGENFGD, encoded by the coding sequence ATGAGCACTGAATCCACCACCATCCGCTGGGAACAGGACCGCGACGGCGTCGTCACCCTCGTCCTGGACGACCCGAACCAGTCCGCGAACACCATGAACCAGGCGTTCCGCGACTCCCTGGCCGTGATCGTGGACCGGCTGGAGGCGGAGAAGGACACCATCCGCGGTGTCATCATCACCTCCGCCAAGAAGACCTTCTTCGCCGGCGGCGACCTGCGCGACCTCATCCGGGTCACCCCGGAGACCGCGCAGGACCTCTTCGAGGGCGGCATGGCGATCAAGCGCCAGCTGCGCCGCATCGAGACCCTGGGCAAGCCGGTCGTCGCCGCGCTGAACGGTGCGGCCCTGGGCGGCGGCTACGAGATCGCCCTCGCCTGCCACCACCGCGTCGCCCTCGACGCGCCCGGCTCCAAGATCGGCTGCCCCGAGGTCACCCTCGGCCTGCTGCCGGGCGGCGGCGGCGTGGTGCGCACCGTCCGTCTGCTCGGCATCGCCGACGCCCTGCTGAAGGTCCTCCTCCAGGGCACCCAGTACAACCCGCAGCGCGCCCTTCAGAACGGCCTCATCGACGACGTGGCCACCACGCAGGACGAACTGCTCGCCAAGGCACGAGCGTTCATCGAGGCCCACCCCGAGTCGCAGCAGCCCTGGGACAAGCCGGGCTACCGCATCCCCGGCGGCACGCCCGCCAACCCCAAGTTCGCCGCGAACCTGCCCGCCTTCCCGGCCAACCTGCGCAAGCAGACAGCCGGCGCGCCTTACCCGGCCCCGCGCAACATCCTAGCGGCCGCCGTCGAGGGCTCCCAGGTCGACTTCGAGACCGCGCAGGTCATCGAGGCGCGCTACTTCGTGGAGCTGGCGGCGGGCCAGACCTCGAAGAACATGATCCAGGCGTTCTTCTTCGACCTCCAGGCCGTCAACTCCGGCGCCAACCGCCCCAAGGGCATCGAGCCCCGCAAGGTCCGCAAGGTCGCCGTCCTCGGCGCCGGGATGATGGGCGCCGGCATCGCCTACTCCTGCGCCCGCGCGGGCATCGACGTCGTCCTGAAGGACGTGTCGGCGGAGGCCGCCGCCAAGGGCAAGGCGTACTCGGAGAAGCTGTGCGCGAAGGCGGTCTCCCGGGGCCGTACGACGCAGGAGAAGGCCGACGCGCTCCTCGCTCGCATCACGCCCACCGGCGACCCGCAGGACGTGGCCGGCTGCGACGCGGTCATCGAGGCCGTCTTCGAGAACCCGGAGCTCAAGCACAAGGTCTTCCAGGAGATCCAGGGGATCGTCCAGCCGGACGCGCTGCTGTGCTCCAACACCTCGACGCTGCCGATCACCGTCCTCGCCGAAGGCGTGGAGCGCCAGGCCGACTTCATCGGACTGCACTTCTTCTCGCCCGTCGACAAGATGCCGCTCGTCGAGATCATCAAGGGCGAGCGGACCGGCGACGAGGCGCTGGCCCGCGCGTTCGACCTGGTCCGGCAGATCAACAAGACGCCGATCGTCGTCAACGACTCCCGCGGCTTCTTCACCTCCCGCGTCATCGGCCACTTCATCAACGAGGGCGTGGCGATGGTCGGCGAGGGCATCGAGCCCGCGTCGGTCGAGCAGGCGGCGGCCCAGGCGGGCTACCCCGCCAAGGTCCTGTCCCTGATGGACGAACTGACGCTCACGCTGCCCCGCAAGATCCGCAACGAGTCCAAGCGGGCCGTGGAGGAGTCGGGCGCCACCTGGACCGCGCACCCCGCCGAGGCCGTCATCGACCGCATGGTCGACGAGTTCGAGCGCCCCGGACGCAGCGGCGGAGCCGGCTTCTACGACTACGACGAGAACGGCAAGCGGGCCGCGCTGTGGCCGGGCCTGCGCGAGCACTTCACCCGTGAGGGCGCGCAGATCCCGTTCCGCGACATGCAGGAACGCATGCTCTTCTCCGAGGCCCTGGACACGGTCCGGCTGGTGGAGGAGGGAGTCCTCACCTCCGTCGCCGACGCCAACATCGGCTCCATCTTCGGCATCGGCTTCCCCGGCTGGACGGGCGGTGTCCTGCAGTACATCAACGGCTACGAGGGCGGAGTCGCCGGCTTCGTGGCACGCGCGCGTGAACTGGCGCAGACGTACGGCGAGCGGTTCACCCCGCCCGCGCTGCTGGTGGAGAAGGCGGAGAACGGGGAGAACTTCGGCGACTGA
- a CDS encoding acetyl-CoA C-acetyltransferase — MSTEAYVYDAIRTPRGRGKANGSLHGTKPIDLVVGLIHEIRDRFPGLDPAEIDDIVLGVVGPVGDQGSDIARIAAIAAGLPDTVAGVQENRFCASGLEAVNMAAAKVRSGFEDLVLAGGVESMSRVPMASDGGAWFNDPMTNLSTNFVPQGIGADLIATIEGFSRRDVDEYAALSQERAATAWKEGRFDRSVVPVRDRSGLVVLDHDEHMRPGTTADSLAKLKASFADIGDLGGFDAVALQKYHWVEKIDHVHHAGNSSGIVDGASLVAIGNKEVGERNGLTPRARIVSAAVSGSEPTIMLTGPAPATRKALKKAGLTIDDIDLVEINEAFAAVVLRFVKDMGLSLDKVNVNGGAIALGHPLGATGAMILGSLVDELERQDKRYGLATLCVGGGMGIATIVERI, encoded by the coding sequence GTGAGCACCGAAGCGTATGTGTACGACGCGATCCGCACCCCGCGCGGCCGCGGCAAGGCGAACGGCTCCTTGCACGGCACCAAGCCCATCGACCTGGTCGTAGGCCTCATCCACGAGATCCGCGACCGCTTCCCCGGCCTGGACCCGGCGGAGATCGACGACATCGTGCTCGGCGTCGTCGGCCCGGTCGGCGACCAGGGCTCCGACATCGCCCGTATCGCCGCCATCGCCGCCGGACTGCCCGACACGGTCGCGGGCGTACAGGAGAACCGCTTCTGTGCCTCCGGCCTGGAGGCCGTCAACATGGCCGCCGCCAAGGTCCGTTCGGGCTTCGAGGACCTCGTCCTCGCGGGCGGCGTCGAGTCCATGTCCCGGGTGCCGATGGCCTCGGACGGCGGCGCCTGGTTCAACGACCCGATGACCAACCTGTCCACCAACTTCGTGCCGCAGGGCATCGGCGCCGACCTCATCGCCACCATCGAGGGCTTCTCCCGCCGCGACGTCGACGAGTACGCGGCGCTCTCCCAGGAGCGGGCGGCCACGGCCTGGAAGGAGGGCCGCTTCGACCGGTCCGTCGTCCCGGTCAGGGACCGCAGCGGCCTGGTCGTCCTCGACCACGACGAGCACATGCGCCCCGGCACCACCGCCGACTCCCTCGCCAAGCTGAAGGCGTCCTTCGCGGACATCGGCGACCTGGGGGGCTTCGACGCCGTCGCGCTCCAGAAGTACCACTGGGTCGAGAAGATCGACCACGTCCACCACGCGGGCAACTCCTCCGGCATCGTCGACGGCGCCTCCCTCGTCGCCATCGGCAACAAGGAGGTCGGCGAGCGCAACGGCCTCACCCCGCGCGCCCGGATCGTCTCCGCCGCCGTCTCCGGCTCCGAGCCCACCATCATGCTCACCGGCCCCGCGCCCGCCACCCGCAAGGCCCTGAAGAAGGCCGGCCTGACCATCGACGACATCGACCTCGTCGAGATCAACGAGGCGTTCGCGGCGGTCGTCCTGCGCTTCGTCAAGGACATGGGACTGTCCCTGGACAAGGTCAACGTCAACGGCGGCGCCATCGCCCTCGGCCACCCGCTCGGCGCGACCGGTGCCATGATCCTCGGCTCGCTCGTCGACGAACTGGAGCGCCAGGACAAGCGGTACGGCCTCGCCACGCTCTGCGTCGGCGGCGGCATGGGCATCGCCACCATCGTCGAGCGCATCTGA